One stretch of Sinomonas terrae DNA includes these proteins:
- a CDS encoding alpha/beta hydrolase: protein MNSVSAMVGVALSHGFTGSLAPVAPWAEALRVEGFRVVTPLLPGHGTTWGDLAKRTWREWYDAYEAAYLELAEECPVVVAAGLSMGGALALRLAALHPIAAVTVVNPALVVDDPRSHISGVMRYALRSVPAIGNDIKRPGQDEQAYDRTPVAAAHQVKLLFRDTVQLLPRVTAPLQVFRSAVDHVVTSERSVGAITRSYGGSDLRFVRLPDSYHVATLDNDAESIFTRSAAFIREVTASAAPKPEHTEEHA, encoded by the coding sequence ATGAACAGCGTCTCGGCGATGGTCGGCGTCGCCTTGAGCCATGGCTTCACGGGTAGCCTCGCTCCGGTTGCCCCATGGGCGGAAGCCCTCAGGGTGGAGGGCTTCCGGGTCGTGACCCCGCTGCTCCCAGGCCACGGTACGACGTGGGGGGACCTCGCGAAGCGCACATGGCGGGAATGGTACGACGCGTACGAGGCGGCGTACCTCGAGCTTGCCGAGGAGTGCCCGGTGGTCGTCGCCGCTGGCCTCTCGATGGGGGGCGCACTCGCGTTGCGCCTCGCCGCGCTGCACCCCATTGCCGCCGTCACGGTAGTGAACCCTGCGCTCGTCGTCGACGATCCCCGATCCCACATCTCCGGGGTCATGCGCTACGCATTGCGGTCCGTCCCGGCAATCGGCAACGACATCAAGCGGCCGGGACAGGACGAGCAGGCGTACGATCGCACTCCCGTGGCCGCCGCCCATCAGGTCAAGCTCCTCTTCCGCGACACCGTCCAGCTGCTACCACGGGTGACGGCGCCGCTCCAGGTGTTCCGCTCCGCCGTCGACCACGTCGTGACGAGCGAGCGCAGCGTGGGTGCCATCACGCGCAGCTACGGCGGCTCCGATCTTCGTTTCGTGAGGCTGCCGGACAGCTACCACGTCGCGACCCTCGACAACGACGCCGAGTCGATCTTCACGCGGTCCGCTGCGTTCATCCGGGAGGTCACGGCCTCCGCTGCCCCCAAGCCCGAGCACACCGAGGAGCACGCATGA
- a CDS encoding class II 3-deoxy-7-phosphoheptulonate synthase — protein MTQLSTPPPAPFTSTSQSGAADYPGLDEWRSLPVSQQPSWSDADAFERSVAELSILPPLVFAGEVDLLRHRLADAAQGRAFLLQGGDCAETFEAATADRISGRIRTILQMAVVLTYGAAMPVIKMGRMAGQFAKPRSSDVETREGVTLPAYRGDIVNGYDFTPESRAHDPRRMLQAYHTSAATLNLIRAFTQGGFADLRLVHAWNQGFTRNPAHARYESLAREIDRAVKFMDSCGADFEALKRVEFFASHEALLLDYERALTRIDSRTGLPYDTSGHFLWIGERTRDLEHAHVDFLSRVRNPIGVKLGPNVTGDDALRLIDKLDPEREPGRLTFITRMGAKNIREKLPPVVEKVTASGAQVLWVTDPMHGNTVTSRNGYKTRRFDDVVDEVRGFFDVHHALGTVPGGLHMEMTGDDVAECLGGSDPIDEAAFEDRYESVCDPRLNHMQSLEMAFLVSEALTRD, from the coding sequence GTGACTCAACTCTCCACGCCCCCGCCGGCCCCTTTCACGAGCACCTCCCAGAGCGGTGCCGCGGATTATCCGGGTCTCGACGAATGGCGCTCGCTGCCCGTGTCGCAACAGCCATCGTGGTCTGACGCCGACGCGTTCGAGCGCTCCGTCGCCGAGCTTTCGATCCTCCCGCCGCTCGTGTTCGCAGGCGAGGTCGACCTCCTGCGGCACCGGCTTGCCGACGCGGCCCAGGGGCGAGCGTTCCTGCTTCAGGGCGGCGATTGCGCGGAGACCTTCGAGGCTGCCACGGCAGACCGGATCAGCGGGCGGATCCGCACGATCCTCCAGATGGCCGTGGTCCTGACATACGGCGCGGCAATGCCCGTGATCAAGATGGGCCGCATGGCGGGCCAGTTCGCGAAGCCGCGTTCTTCGGACGTGGAGACGCGCGAGGGAGTCACTTTGCCCGCGTATCGCGGGGACATCGTCAACGGCTACGACTTCACGCCGGAGTCACGTGCGCACGACCCGCGGCGGATGCTGCAGGCGTACCACACCTCGGCCGCAACCCTGAACCTCATCAGGGCGTTCACCCAGGGCGGCTTCGCGGACCTGCGGCTCGTCCACGCGTGGAACCAGGGCTTTACGAGGAACCCCGCTCACGCCCGCTACGAATCGCTCGCCCGCGAGATTGACCGCGCCGTCAAGTTCATGGACTCGTGCGGGGCCGATTTCGAGGCCCTCAAGCGCGTCGAGTTCTTCGCGAGCCACGAGGCGCTCCTGCTCGACTACGAGCGCGCCTTGACCCGCATCGACTCACGCACGGGCCTTCCGTACGACACCTCGGGCCACTTCCTCTGGATCGGCGAGCGCACCCGGGACCTCGAACACGCGCATGTTGACTTCCTCTCACGCGTCCGCAACCCGATCGGCGTCAAGCTAGGCCCGAATGTCACGGGCGACGACGCGCTGCGGCTCATCGACAAGCTCGATCCCGAGCGTGAGCCGGGCCGGCTCACCTTCATCACCAGGATGGGCGCCAAGAACATCCGGGAGAAGCTCCCACCCGTCGTTGAGAAGGTCACCGCGTCCGGCGCACAGGTGCTGTGGGTCACGGACCCGATGCACGGCAACACCGTGACGTCCCGCAACGGCTACAAGACGAGGCGTTTCGACGACGTCGTGGACGAGGTGCGCGGCTTCTTCGATGTCCACCACGCGCTGGGCACGGTGCCGGGCGGCCTCCACATGGAGATGACGGGCGACGACGTCGCGGAATGCCTCGGTGGCTCGGACCCCATCGACGAGGCGGCCTTCGAGGACCGCTACGAGTCAGTGTGCGATCCTCGGCTCAACCACATGCAGTCCCTCGAGATGGCCTTCCTCGTCTCGGAGGCGCTGACCCGAGACTGA
- the pknB gene encoding Stk1 family PASTA domain-containing Ser/Thr kinase: MNGQHTDGLVGGLVGGRYEVESLLGTGGMATVYLATDTKLKRRVALKVLHPHLSRDRNFAERFEREAIAAAQLSHPHVVSMLDRGQDGGVLYLVMEYIPGRTLRELLDETGALAPKQALALIDAVVEGLAAAHAAGIIHRDVKPANVLLADDGRVKVGDFGLARSLAATNVTDTLFGTAEYIAPEMLTGRPVDARTDLYATGVMLFEMLTGRPPFTGGERSYVAYRHVNEDVPAPSTLAPGLAPELDELVGWMTRRDPDGRPPSALALLGEVRDIRRSLTDEQLDYRAPGAKARAAEAATSLLGPDESLTEQMGGSRTQALAQGTEVISAMGSGHTSVMPRPAPAAPLSPREQRRQARAEDRAARAAAARPTHQLGKGNPRRRGAIWLAIVVVLALLAAAVGWFFGFGPGALATVPPVKDLTVPQAQSLLQQAGLAFTTHDVYDDTVSSGLVVASDPGAGSQIRKFEGVQVMVSKGPQLFPLADLTNRSLDAAKTALSDAQMSLGTVAQAYSDSAAPGTVMSQSPPPGTPVKHGTAISLTVSKGPQPVAVPRVVGLNQDDAVAALQAAGLQPAIADSPVFDRNVPAGSVAAQTPAAGQNAPKSSTVTLTLSKGPRMVHVPNFVGQQASVAQAALEKLGFTVKVENILGGFFGTVRAQDPVDRDVPEGSTITLTVV, translated from the coding sequence GTGAACGGACAGCACACAGACGGCCTCGTCGGCGGCCTCGTAGGCGGCCGCTACGAGGTTGAGTCGCTGCTCGGGACGGGCGGGATGGCGACGGTCTATCTCGCCACCGACACGAAGCTCAAGCGGCGCGTCGCCCTCAAAGTCCTGCACCCGCATCTGAGCCGGGACCGGAACTTCGCGGAACGCTTCGAGCGCGAGGCCATCGCTGCAGCACAGCTCTCGCATCCCCACGTCGTCTCCATGCTCGACCGTGGCCAGGATGGCGGAGTCCTGTACCTCGTCATGGAGTACATCCCCGGACGGACCCTCCGGGAACTGCTCGACGAGACCGGCGCCCTCGCACCGAAGCAGGCGCTCGCTCTCATCGATGCTGTGGTGGAAGGACTCGCGGCCGCGCACGCCGCAGGGATCATCCACCGAGACGTCAAGCCCGCGAACGTGCTTCTCGCGGACGACGGCCGGGTCAAGGTCGGGGACTTCGGACTCGCTCGCAGCCTCGCCGCCACCAACGTGACGGACACCCTGTTCGGGACCGCGGAGTACATCGCGCCTGAAATGCTCACGGGGCGGCCGGTTGACGCCCGCACAGACCTCTACGCCACGGGCGTGATGCTGTTCGAGATGCTGACCGGGCGCCCGCCGTTCACGGGTGGCGAGCGGAGCTATGTCGCCTACCGCCACGTCAATGAGGACGTTCCGGCCCCCTCGACGCTCGCACCGGGACTTGCGCCGGAGCTAGATGAACTCGTCGGGTGGATGACCCGAAGGGACCCGGACGGCCGGCCGCCGAGCGCTCTTGCACTGCTCGGCGAGGTCCGCGACATCAGGCGTTCCCTCACTGACGAACAGCTCGACTACCGGGCTCCCGGCGCGAAGGCGCGCGCGGCCGAGGCCGCCACGAGCCTCCTAGGACCCGACGAGTCGCTCACGGAGCAGATGGGAGGGAGTCGGACCCAGGCTCTCGCCCAGGGCACGGAGGTCATCAGCGCCATGGGCTCCGGGCACACGAGCGTCATGCCGCGGCCCGCTCCCGCCGCCCCTCTCAGTCCGCGCGAGCAGAGGCGTCAGGCAAGGGCGGAGGACCGCGCCGCACGCGCCGCAGCTGCTCGGCCCACTCATCAGCTCGGCAAGGGAAATCCCCGGCGACGCGGGGCAATCTGGCTCGCCATCGTCGTCGTCCTCGCCCTCCTCGCCGCGGCCGTCGGCTGGTTCTTCGGCTTCGGCCCCGGCGCCCTCGCGACCGTGCCGCCCGTCAAGGACCTCACCGTCCCGCAGGCCCAGTCGCTCCTTCAGCAGGCGGGGCTCGCCTTCACGACGCACGACGTCTACGACGACACGGTCTCGTCAGGCCTCGTCGTGGCGAGTGATCCAGGCGCAGGCAGCCAGATCCGGAAGTTCGAGGGCGTTCAAGTCATGGTGTCGAAGGGACCCCAGCTCTTTCCCCTCGCGGACCTGACCAACAGATCGCTCGACGCGGCCAAGACGGCGCTCTCAGACGCGCAGATGTCCCTCGGCACGGTAGCTCAGGCGTACAGCGACAGCGCGGCGCCGGGGACGGTGATGTCCCAGAGCCCGCCACCGGGGACTCCCGTCAAGCACGGCACTGCGATTTCGCTCACCGTCTCTAAGGGACCCCAGCCCGTCGCGGTTCCGCGCGTCGTCGGGCTTAACCAGGACGATGCCGTCGCCGCTCTCCAGGCTGCAGGGCTTCAGCCGGCGATCGCCGACTCTCCCGTCTTCGACCGCAACGTCCCCGCAGGCTCAGTCGCCGCTCAGACACCGGCTGCAGGCCAGAACGCACCCAAGAGCTCGACCGTGACGCTGACCCTCTCAAAGGGCCCGCGCATGGTCCATGTGCCCAACTTCGTCGGCCAGCAGGCGAGCGTCGCGCAGGCCGCCCTGGAGAAGCTCGGCTTCACCGTCAAGGTAGAGAACATCCTCGGCGGCTTCTTCGGCACCGTGCGCGCACAGGATCCGGTGGACCGCGATGTTCCGGAGGGGTCGACGATCACGCTCACCGTCGTCTAG
- a CDS encoding alpha/beta hydrolase codes for MTSRADDSQPRCGVAICHGFSGAPSSVLPWAEGLAARGFDVEVPLLPGHGTDWRDLEGRRWREWAECFEDACARVAARTDLLFVAGLSMGGALALRASTRLDVAGVAVVNPGLGFYDWRVRYLGVIRLVRRTTLPIDEAAAPNPVGDEGDYPVTPLAAVHELRLLFRDTARCLPRVTAPLIAFKSDVDPVIPPSSVRRILQTVSSHEVDFVPLHHSPHVATRDIEAPLIVARTAEFFARCAAGHETRAPGTRSGHNA; via the coding sequence ATGACTTCGCGCGCCGATGATTCCCAGCCCCGCTGCGGCGTGGCGATCTGCCACGGGTTCTCGGGTGCGCCGTCGTCGGTCTTGCCCTGGGCCGAAGGACTTGCGGCGCGCGGCTTCGACGTCGAGGTGCCTCTCCTCCCCGGCCACGGAACCGACTGGCGGGACCTCGAGGGCAGGCGTTGGCGCGAATGGGCGGAGTGCTTTGAGGACGCCTGCGCCCGCGTGGCCGCGCGGACGGACCTGCTGTTCGTTGCGGGGCTTTCCATGGGTGGGGCCCTTGCGTTGAGAGCGTCCACGAGGCTGGACGTGGCCGGCGTCGCCGTCGTCAATCCGGGGCTCGGGTTCTACGACTGGCGCGTCCGCTATCTCGGGGTGATCCGACTCGTCCGCCGTACGACGCTGCCCATCGACGAAGCGGCGGCCCCCAACCCGGTCGGGGACGAGGGGGATTACCCGGTCACGCCTCTCGCGGCCGTCCACGAACTCCGGCTCCTGTTCCGGGATACGGCGCGTTGCCTGCCCCGCGTCACGGCTCCGCTCATCGCTTTCAAGTCCGACGTCGATCCGGTCATCCCGCCGTCGTCCGTGCGCCGGATTCTGCAGACGGTCTCAAGCCACGAGGTGGACTTCGTGCCACTGCACCACAGTCCCCACGTCGCGACGCGGGATATCGAGGCACCCCTCATCGTCGCCCGCACCGCCGAGTTCTTCGCGCGATGCGCGGCAGGTCATGAGACTCGCGCGCCCGGAACCCGATCGGGGCATAATGCTTGA
- a CDS encoding MinD/ParA family ATP-binding protein, producing the protein MTDEKKHENDAAQHDPAQHDGAEHDGAVHDGAVHDDAVHDDAVHDDAGHDDAGHDGAVHDDAGSVAEETGTPFEVVSVADAHERASAGSLAGFALPPSMAGASVPPAPGKPPAGYLQVSSRAPEQLPEPEAAETPDPVPSDEHPPSERRTRPEGPEPASSLTSDRLIEKTAVAPEAGWRLWLYRLTLGYVNVGDPDHVRLRRALEHRIATRLGERTRFVPVLSRKGGVGKTTVTTLLGMALADLREDRVIALDANPDRGTLSDRNPGRATHTARHLVKDRFSVDSFAQLSEYTAREGSRLDVLASDPDPMVAHAFDDGDYRAVTDVLGRYYSIVLTDSGTGMVHSVMKGTLEKADAVVLVSGGSVDEARLASETLTWLEAHGREDLVRKAIVVINLGAGDGTRVDIDEIEEHFRTRVAHVLRIPHDRHLAEGSQIEFGKLRETTRAAATELAALVVDELVG; encoded by the coding sequence ATGACCGACGAGAAGAAGCATGAGAACGATGCTGCCCAGCACGACCCTGCCCAGCACGACGGCGCCGAGCATGATGGTGCTGTCCACGATGGCGCAGTGCACGACGACGCAGTGCACGACGACGCAGTGCACGACGACGCAGGGCACGACGACGCTGGGCACGACGGCGCAGTGCACGATGACGCTGGCAGCGTCGCCGAGGAGACGGGCACGCCCTTCGAGGTGGTGTCGGTAGCGGACGCCCACGAGCGCGCCTCCGCGGGTTCCCTCGCGGGATTCGCTCTGCCCCCATCGATGGCCGGTGCGTCTGTTCCGCCCGCGCCGGGCAAGCCCCCGGCCGGCTACCTTCAGGTGTCCTCGCGCGCCCCAGAGCAGCTGCCGGAGCCCGAAGCTGCCGAGACTCCCGACCCCGTGCCTTCGGACGAGCACCCGCCCAGCGAGCGGCGGACGCGCCCCGAAGGGCCGGAACCGGCGTCGTCGCTTACGTCGGACCGGCTCATCGAGAAGACGGCGGTGGCGCCCGAGGCGGGCTGGCGCCTCTGGCTGTACAGGCTCACCCTCGGCTATGTGAATGTGGGCGACCCGGATCATGTACGGCTGCGGCGCGCCCTCGAACACCGCATCGCCACGCGTTTGGGGGAGCGGACCCGGTTCGTTCCCGTGCTCTCGCGCAAGGGCGGAGTGGGGAAGACCACGGTGACAACCCTCCTTGGCATGGCCCTCGCTGACCTGCGTGAGGACCGTGTCATCGCTTTGGACGCGAACCCGGACCGTGGAACCCTTTCGGACCGCAACCCGGGCCGCGCAACCCACACCGCTCGCCATCTGGTCAAGGACCGCTTCTCGGTCGATTCATTCGCACAGCTCTCGGAGTACACCGCGCGCGAGGGATCGCGCTTGGACGTGCTCGCCTCTGACCCCGACCCCATGGTCGCGCACGCGTTCGACGACGGCGACTACCGCGCGGTGACGGACGTCCTCGGGCGCTACTACTCGATCGTCCTCACCGATTCCGGAACCGGGATGGTCCATTCGGTGATGAAGGGCACGCTTGAGAAGGCCGACGCCGTGGTCCTGGTGTCCGGCGGAAGCGTCGACGAGGCCCGTCTCGCATCCGAGACCCTTACCTGGCTTGAGGCCCACGGGCGTGAAGACCTCGTCAGGAAGGCCATTGTCGTCATAAATCTCGGTGCGGGTGACGGTACTCGAGTCGATATCGACGAGATCGAAGAGCACTTCCGCACCCGAGTGGCCCACGTTCTCCGGATCCCGCACGACCGCCATCTCGCGGAGGGCTCACAGATCGAGTTCGGCAAGCTCCGGGAGACCACTCGGGCCGCCGCGACCGAACTCGCCGCCCTCGTCGTGGACGAGCTGGTCGGCTGA
- a CDS encoding ROK family glucokinase, translating to MPTPRRPFPPRRPAGPRLRRRGLAIGIDIGGTKVAAGVVDAEGQIVREARRATPGSQPREVERVIVELVNELSVEHRIASVGIGAAGWMDLEGGTVLFSPHLAWRNEPLRDNLERLLRRRVLLTNDADAAAWAEWRFGAGRGEQRLVCITLGTGIGGAMVIGGRLERGRYGVAGEFGHQVIMPGGHRCECGNRGCWEQYASGNALGREARELARANSPVAQELLKTVGGDVDAITGAVVTELARKGDQASHDLLEDVGEWLGLGLANLAAALDPGTFVVGGGLCDAGDLLLEPARRAFARNLTGRGFRPAARIERAELGPQAGLIGAADLSRVSPRAGWAASGSGPRAGWPAGR from the coding sequence GTGCCTACTCCGCGACGCCCGTTCCCGCCCCGTCGACCAGCAGGCCCGCGGCTCCGCCGGCGCGGACTCGCAATCGGGATCGACATCGGCGGGACGAAGGTCGCGGCCGGGGTGGTGGACGCCGAAGGCCAGATCGTCCGGGAGGCACGGCGTGCGACGCCGGGCTCGCAGCCCCGCGAGGTGGAGCGGGTCATCGTCGAACTCGTCAACGAGCTGAGCGTCGAGCACCGCATCGCGTCCGTCGGCATAGGCGCGGCCGGCTGGATGGATCTCGAGGGCGGCACCGTGCTGTTCAGCCCTCATCTCGCCTGGCGAAACGAGCCGTTGAGGGACAACTTGGAACGGCTCCTGCGCCGTCGGGTGCTTCTGACGAACGACGCCGACGCCGCCGCCTGGGCGGAATGGCGCTTCGGCGCGGGGCGGGGCGAGCAGCGGCTGGTGTGCATCACCCTCGGCACGGGGATCGGCGGCGCCATGGTGATCGGCGGCAGGCTCGAGCGGGGGCGCTATGGCGTGGCCGGGGAATTCGGGCATCAGGTCATCATGCCCGGAGGGCACCGATGCGAGTGCGGCAACCGCGGCTGCTGGGAGCAGTACGCCTCGGGGAATGCGCTCGGACGTGAGGCCCGGGAACTGGCACGGGCCAATTCGCCCGTGGCACAGGAGCTCCTCAAAACCGTGGGCGGGGACGTCGACGCCATTACTGGAGCGGTTGTGACGGAGCTCGCCCGAAAGGGCGACCAAGCCTCGCATGATCTCCTCGAGGACGTCGGGGAGTGGCTCGGCCTTGGCCTCGCGAATCTCGCCGCGGCCCTCGATCCCGGCACCTTCGTGGTGGGTGGCGGCCTGTGCGACGCGGGGGATCTCCTCCTCGAGCCCGCGCGGCGCGCGTTCGCCCGGAACCTAACGGGTCGCGGCTTCCGCCCGGCGGCTCGCATCGAACGGGCCGAACTCGGGCCTCAGGCGGGACTCATCGGTGCTGCTGACCTCTCGCGGGTGAGCCCGCGGGCGGGCTGGGCTGCATCAGGCTCGGGCCCACGAGCCGGTTGGCCCGCCGGACGCTGA
- a CDS encoding lysophospholipid acyltransferase family protein: protein MIYWILKRIFIGPIVRLLFRPWVKGRANVPEAGAAILASNHLSFSDSIFMPLMVRRPVVFLAKQEYFTGAGLKGRLTAAFFRLTNQLPMDRSGGSASAASLGAGAQVLRGGGLLGIYPEGTRSPDGRLYRGKVGVARLALEARVPVVPVAMIGTEKVQPIGQRFPSIRRVGVIFGQPLDFSEFYGSADDRAVQRAVADRIMQELQRLSGQEYADVYAATVKAQLAAEEAARNAVEKARGEETTAGT from the coding sequence TTGATCTACTGGATTCTGAAACGGATCTTCATCGGGCCAATCGTCAGACTGCTGTTCCGGCCGTGGGTCAAAGGTCGCGCGAATGTGCCGGAGGCGGGCGCGGCGATCCTCGCGTCCAACCACCTCTCGTTCTCGGACTCGATCTTCATGCCGCTCATGGTCCGCCGCCCGGTCGTGTTCCTCGCCAAGCAGGAGTACTTCACCGGCGCGGGGCTCAAGGGGCGCCTGACCGCTGCCTTCTTCAGGCTCACCAATCAGCTTCCCATGGACCGCTCTGGCGGCTCGGCCTCGGCGGCATCGCTCGGGGCGGGGGCGCAGGTTCTCCGGGGTGGAGGCCTGCTCGGGATCTATCCCGAGGGCACGCGCTCGCCGGACGGGCGGCTGTACCGGGGCAAGGTGGGCGTCGCCCGCCTCGCCCTCGAGGCGCGCGTGCCGGTCGTTCCCGTGGCGATGATCGGCACCGAGAAGGTCCAACCCATCGGCCAGAGATTTCCGAGCATCCGACGGGTCGGCGTGATCTTCGGACAGCCCCTCGACTTCTCGGAGTTCTATGGGAGCGCCGACGACAGGGCCGTTCAGCGGGCAGTCGCCGACCGGATCATGCAGGAGCTCCAGCGCCTCTCGGGGCAGGAGTATGCCGACGTCTACGCAGCCACCGTCAAGGCGCAGCTCGCTGCCGAAGAGGCCGCGCGCAATGCCGTGGAAAAGGCGCGCGGAGAGGAGACGACGGCGGGTACATGA
- a CDS encoding AMP-dependent synthetase/ligase — protein sequence MREKIVPPLVPHAVARNITDFLIEQAEKPADPALFARRDPSGAWRDVRATEFRADVERLAKGLIASGVGQGARVGVMARTCYEWVLVDFAIWFAGAVSVPIYETSSPSQVAWNLGNSEAVAAFGETAHHEDMIRLAIESEDLPVSNVWQMTPAGLDQLRAAGEQVSDEQLEARRSAATLDSLATIIYTSGTLGRPKGCELTHGNFVGLSENTIAAVPQVFAPGARTIMFLPLAHVFARFISVLCVASGIQVGHTPDIKNLLPDLQSFQPTFLLAVPRVFEKVYNSATTKAENEGRGRIFALAAETAIAWSAAHDDGGSPGLPLRLRHRLFDVLVYRKLRAAMGGHIRYAVSGGGPLGKRLGHFFHGIGLLVLEGYGLTETTAPIGVNTPSLVKIGTVGAPLPGNAVRIADDGEILAKGVCVMRGYYKLPELQAETFTDGWFHTGDIGELDDDGFLTITGRKKDLIVTASGKNVAPAPLEDQIRADAIVSQVVVVGEGRPFIAALVTLDEEALPGWLERHELQSMGLAAAAENETVRNHVQTVIDRANESVSKAEAIKAFRIVPTDFTEESGHLTPSLKVKRAQIMADFGAVVDEIYAAPKAASV from the coding sequence GTGCGCGAGAAGATCGTCCCGCCCCTTGTCCCCCACGCGGTTGCACGGAATATCACAGATTTCCTGATCGAGCAGGCAGAGAAGCCTGCGGACCCTGCTCTCTTCGCCCGCCGGGATCCCTCTGGGGCCTGGCGCGATGTCCGGGCGACCGAGTTCCGCGCCGACGTCGAGCGACTCGCGAAGGGGCTCATCGCGAGTGGGGTCGGGCAGGGCGCCCGCGTGGGCGTCATGGCACGCACGTGCTACGAGTGGGTGCTCGTCGACTTCGCCATCTGGTTTGCCGGCGCCGTATCGGTGCCGATCTATGAGACGTCCTCGCCCTCACAGGTCGCATGGAATCTGGGCAACTCGGAGGCTGTCGCCGCCTTCGGCGAGACGGCCCACCACGAGGACATGATCCGTCTCGCGATCGAGTCCGAGGACCTACCCGTCAGCAACGTCTGGCAGATGACGCCCGCAGGCTTGGACCAGCTCCGAGCGGCAGGCGAGCAGGTGAGCGACGAGCAGCTCGAGGCCCGCAGAAGCGCCGCGACCCTCGACTCGCTTGCGACCATCATCTACACCTCGGGAACCTTAGGCCGGCCCAAGGGCTGCGAGCTGACCCACGGCAACTTCGTCGGCCTCTCCGAGAACACCATCGCCGCGGTGCCACAGGTCTTCGCGCCGGGGGCGAGGACGATCATGTTCCTGCCCCTCGCCCACGTCTTCGCGCGGTTCATCTCGGTGCTCTGCGTCGCGTCGGGGATCCAAGTGGGCCACACCCCGGACATCAAGAACCTGCTCCCCGATCTGCAGAGCTTCCAGCCCACGTTCCTCCTGGCTGTCCCCCGCGTGTTCGAGAAGGTCTACAACTCCGCCACCACGAAGGCCGAGAACGAGGGCAGGGGTCGGATCTTCGCGCTCGCCGCCGAGACCGCGATTGCTTGGTCGGCGGCGCACGACGACGGCGGCAGCCCGGGCCTGCCCCTCCGGCTTCGGCACCGGCTCTTCGACGTGCTCGTGTACCGGAAGCTGCGCGCGGCCATGGGCGGCCACATCCGCTACGCAGTCTCGGGCGGCGGTCCCCTCGGGAAGCGGCTCGGCCATTTCTTCCACGGAATTGGCCTGCTCGTGCTCGAGGGCTACGGCCTGACCGAGACCACCGCCCCGATCGGCGTCAACACGCCGTCCCTCGTCAAGATCGGCACCGTCGGCGCCCCCCTCCCCGGCAATGCCGTGCGTATTGCAGACGACGGCGAGATCCTCGCCAAGGGCGTGTGCGTCATGCGCGGGTACTACAAGCTGCCCGAGCTGCAGGCCGAAACCTTCACGGACGGCTGGTTCCACACGGGCGACATCGGCGAGCTCGACGACGACGGCTTCCTCACCATCACGGGCCGCAAGAAGGATCTCATCGTGACGGCCAGCGGGAAGAACGTGGCCCCGGCACCGCTCGAGGACCAGATCCGCGCCGATGCGATCGTCTCGCAGGTCGTGGTCGTGGGCGAGGGACGGCCCTTCATCGCCGCCCTCGTGACTCTCGACGAGGAAGCCCTGCCGGGGTGGCTCGAAAGACACGAGCTGCAGTCCATGGGTCTCGCTGCGGCTGCGGAGAACGAGACGGTGCGGAACCACGTCCAGACCGTGATCGACCGGGCGAACGAGTCCGTCTCCAAAGCCGAGGCGATCAAGGCCTTCCGGATCGTTCCCACGGACTTCACGGAGGAATCCGGGCACCTCACGCCCTCGCTCAAGGTGAAGCGCGCCCAGATCATGGCAGACTTCGGGGCTGTCGTGGACGAGATCTACGCGGCGCCGAAGGCAGCCTCGGTCTGA